The sequence below is a genomic window from Pelorhabdus rhamnosifermentans.
TTTTGAGAACCGAAAAGCCTCTCTCCATAATTAAATAAGCAGGAACCCAGGTAACGAATAAGATAAATAAATAATCCAAAAAAAACTTTGCGATCATCAGACCGAGCACACAGCGGTTAGCCAGTAATTTTTTCCAAGGAATAGCCACTTTGGTTGAAACTGAAGTCACTTCAACTGGTTGAGAAACTTCTTTAAACCCGTAATACCAAGCTACACACCACAATAAACTAATCAGCCCGGTTACCAAAAATGCGACTCGCCAATTCCAATTCGCCATCAAAACGCCCATTAATACGGGAACAGCCGCCATACCTAGTTTCGTACCAGAAAGATAAAACCCCGTTGCCGTCGCCCGCTCATTGGACGGAAAATTTTCTGATACTATCTTTGCACTAACTACATTTCCTGCCGCTTCACCAGCACCAACACCCAAGCGAGCGAGTATCAGGAAATGCGCACTATGCACAAAACCAGTTACTGCAGACATACATGACCAAATTACTGCTGACCAACCAAGTGTTTTTTTTGCCCCATACTTATCCGAAAATCTACCAATTGGAAACATCAAGACAATATAACTCCAATAAAAAGCGGATAAAGCAATTCCCATTATTCCAGAATCTATATGTAACTCTTTGATAATCATTGGAGCCGCTATTCCCAAACTACCACGATCAATTGCATTAATAAACATTCCAGCTGTGAGTAATATAATGATCTTTATCCCTTTAAAATTCATAGTCAGCACCTCTCATAATAAATCGGATAGGGAAAATCAGTATCATCCTTGTAGTCACACTCAAAAAATACTCTTTAAAACTTAAAAGCCATACAGTCTCGATGGGTTATTTACTAGAATACGATTACGTATTGCCTCGTCTGGCGCCCACTCAGCCAATAAGTCGAGTAGGAGAGCATCATCTGGTTTGTCGTCGATTTTAGCTGTCGGGTGTGGCCAATCACTACCCCAAACTAATTGATCCGGTGCTTCTTTCACATATGCTTTGGCCACCACCGTTCTATCAGAATAAGGCGGACCAACCTTGGAGCGAATATAAGCTCCAGATAATTTGACCCACCCCTTCCCCCTCTTTAACAGTCTTACAATAATTCCAAACGATGGATGGGTTACACTTAGAACATGTCCCAAGTGATCAATCACTACTGGAACAGGAACACGATTCCAAATATCTGCACCAGTTACAATTTGCTCAGCATTAGCAACGATCTGAATATGCCACCCAAAAGCTTTAATTCGCTCAGCTAGCGGCTCTACCATCTCCATGCTCGTTGCTCCTCCCGGTTGTGAAAGATTAAATCGGATAGCACGCACTCCAGCAATATCCATTTTTTTCAGTTCTGCATCAGTTACGCTAGTATTAACCACAGCAACTCCGCGTGTCGTTGCAAAGTCAAACTGATTCAGTGCCTCAATTAAGCCACTGTTATCCACGCCATAAGTAGAAGGTTGTACAACCACGTTACGCACTGTACCAAGACGTTTCT
It includes:
- a CDS encoding MFS transporter, giving the protein MNFKGIKIIILLTAGMFINAIDRGSLGIAAPMIIKELHIDSGIMGIALSAFYWSYIVLMFPIGRFSDKYGAKKTLGWSAVIWSCMSAVTGFVHSAHFLILARLGVGAGEAAGNVVSAKIVSENFPSNERATATGFYLSGTKLGMAAVPVLMGVLMANWNWRVAFLVTGLISLLWCVAWYYGFKEVSQPVEVTSVSTKVAIPWKKLLANRCVLGLMIAKFFLDYLFILFVTWVPAYLIMERGFSVLKMGIYASLPWIAGFISQPAMGYFSDWLIKKGIDVTPARKYTLVAFQLIAASVLAVGYIDDPVIACILLTINVAAESASAGIMWTILAEVSPRKLGGTVPAAINTVSSIAGLFAPTITGFIYQFTGSFQIALFVGGCGVLISALAILFIVPDIKPIQLQED
- a CDS encoding amidohydrolase family protein, which produces MKNKVLENLLDESSIQQQVPFSAGMRFPHLKVPANACDCHHHIYDRRFPVDPNSKLRPPDATVADYRLLQKRLGTVRNVVVQPSTYGVDNSGLIEALNQFDFATTRGVAVVNTSVTDAELKKMDIAGVRAIRFNLSQPGGATSMEMVEPLAERIKAFGWHIQIVANAEQIVTGADIWNRVPVPVVIDHLGHVLSVTHPSFGIIVRLLKRGKGWVKLSGAYIRSKVGPPYSDRTVVAKAYVKEAPDQLVWGSDWPHPTAKIDDKPDDALLLDLLAEWAPDEAIRNRILVNNPSRLYGF